From the genome of Streptomyces spinoverrucosus:
TGCGCACCGTTACAAAGGAATCGAGTTTCGGGACGCCCCGGTGACACCCCTAAACTGAGGCCGTGACCGAGAACGCTCAGCAGCAGCCACCAGCGCCCAACACCGAACTGCCGACCCAGTACGCGCCGGCCGACGTAGAGGGGCCGCTGTACGAGCGCTGGGTAGAGCGCGGTTACTTCGAGGCGGACGCGAAGAGCGACAAGCCGCCGTACACCATCGTCATCCCACCGCCGAACGTCACGGGCTCGCTCCACCTCGGGCACGCGTTCGAGCACACCCTCATCGACGTCCTCACCCGCCGCAAGCGGATGCAGGGCTACGAGACGCTGTGGCAGCCCGGCATGGACCACGCCGGTATCGCCACCCAGAACGTCGTCGAGCGCGAGCTCGCCAAGGAGGGCAAGTCCCGGCACGACCTGGGCCGTGAGGCGTTCGTCGAGCGGGTCTGGCAGTGGAAGGCCGAGTCCGGCGGGCAGATCTCCGGCCAGATGCGCCGCCTCGGCGACGGCGTCGCGTGGTCGCGTGAGCGGTTCACCATGGACGAGGGGCTGTCCAAGGCCGTTCAGACCATCTTCAAGCGGCTCTACGACGACGAGCTGATCTACCGCGCCGAGCGCATCATCAACTGGTGCCCCCGATGCCTGACGGCCATCTCGGACATCGAGGTCGAGTACCAGGACGACGACGGTGAGCTCGTCTCCATGAAGTACGGCGACGGGGACGACACCATCGTCGTCGCCACCACCCGTGCCGAGACCATGCTCGGTGACACCGCCGTCGCCGTTCACCCCGAGGACGAGCGGTACAGGCACCTCGTCGGCAAGCTCATCAAGCTGCCGCTGACCGACCGCTCCATCCCGGTCGTCGCCGACGAGCACGTCGACCCCGAGTTCGGCACCGGCGCCGTCAAGGTGACCCCGGCGCACGACCCGAACGACTTCGAGATCGGCCAGCGGCACAACCTGCCGGCCATCACGGTCATGGACGAGCACGCCGTCATCACCGCCCACGGCCCCTTCCAGGGCCTGGACCGGCTGGAGGCCCGCTCCGCCATCGTCGCCGCGCTGCGCGCCGAGGGCCGGATCGTCGCCGAGAAGCGCCCGTACGTCCACTCCGTCGGCCACTGCTCGCGCTGCAAGACCACCATCGAGCCGCGCCTGTCCATGCAGTGGTGGGTCAAGGTCGGCCCGCTCGCCAAGGCCGCCGGTGACGCGGTCCGCGAGGGCAAGGTCGGCATCCACCCGCAGGAGATGGAGAAGCGGTACTTCGACTGGGTCGACAACCTCCACGACTGGTGCATCTCGCGGCAGTTGTGGTGGGGCCACCGCATCCCGGTCTGGTACGGCCCGGAGGGCGAGGTCGTCTGCGTCGGCCCCGACGAGGAGCCGCCGAGCGGTGAGGGCTGGCGGCAGGACTCCGACGTCCTGGACACCTGGTTCTCGTCCGGCCTGTGGCCGTTCTCCACGCTGGGGTGGCCCGAGCAGACCGAGTCGCTCGCGAAGTTCTACCCGAACTCCGTCCTGGTCACCGGCTACGACATCCTCTTCTTCTGGGTCGCCCGGATGATGATGTTCGGCATCTACGCGATGGACGGCACCCCGCCGTTCCACACCATCGCGCTGCACGGCATGGTCCGTGACCAGAACGGCAAGAAGATGTCGAAGTCCTTCGGGAACGTCGTCAATCCGCTGGACTGGATGGACAAGTACGGCTCGGACGCGTTGCGGTTCACCCTCGCGCGCGGCGCCAACCCGGGCGTCGACGTCCCGATCGGCGAGGACTGGGTCCAGGGCTCCCGCAACTTCGCCAACAAGATCTGGAACGCCACCCGCTTCGCGCTGATGAACGGCGCGACGGTGGACGGCCCGCTGCCGGACGCGTCGAAGATGTCCTCGACGGACCGCTGGATCCTCTCCCGCCTGAACTCGGTGGTCGCCGAGGTCGACGCGTACTACGAGGACTACCAGTTCGCGAAGCTGTCCGACGCGCTGTTCCACTTCGCCTGGGACGAGGTCTTCGACTGGTACGTCGAGCTGTCGAAGACGGTGTTCCAGGCGGGCGGCGAGGCCGCCGAGGTCTCGAAGCGCGTCCTCGGCGAGGTCCTGGACGTCACCCTGCGCCTGCTGCACCCGGTGGTCCCCTTCGTCACGGAGACCCTGTGGACCACGCTGACCGGCGGCGAGTCCGTCGTCATCGCCGAGTGGCCCGAGGACAGCGGCTTCCGGGACGCCGACGCCGAGCGGGAGATCGAGACGCTCCAGTCCGTCATCACCGAGGTCCGCCGCTTCCGCGCTGACCAGGGCCTCCAGCCCGGCCAGCGGGTGCCGGCGCGCCTGAGCCTGGACGGTACGGCGCTGGCCTCGCACGAGCCGGCCATCCGCCAGCTTTTGCGCCTGCAGCCGGAGGGCGAGAGCTTCTCGGCGACGGCGACCCTGCCGGTGGCGGGCGTCGAGGTCGGCCTGGACCTCTCCGGCGTCATCGACGTCGCGGCGGAGCGCAAGCGCCTCGCCAAGGACCTCGCCGCCGCCGAGAAGGAAAAGTCCCAGGCCACGGCCAAGCTCGGCAACGAGGCGTTCCTCGCGAAGGCACCGGACCAGGTGGTGGACAAGATCCGCGGGCGCCTGGCCAAGGCGGAGGAGGACATCGCGCGGATCGCCGCGCAGCTGGAAAGGCTGCCGCAGGCGTAGCGGTCGGTACGTGGCTGAAGGCCCCGGTGCCCTGTCGGTGCCGGGGCCTTCACGTCCCCCAGGGGCGCGGGGAACTGCGCCGCCGGCCACAAACGACCGGCAGCCGAACGACAGGACAAGCCACCCACAACCTTTGTCGGTCCCGCTCCGTAGACTGGCCCCGTGAGTGAGCTCCCCCCGCGTGACCAGTCCGACCCCGGCGAGTCGTTCGACGAGATCATCGCCGCCGAAACCGAGCGCGACCCCGACCTCGCCGTGATCGAGGCCGGCAGCCGCACCCTGCGCACCCAGGGCGGCCCCCCGCAGTCCGACGTGCCGGCGCGCCCCGAGGACCCTGAGGTCGACAAGGCGCTGCGCGAGGTCGAGGCCGAGCTCGCCACCCGCTGGGGCGAGACCAAGCTGGAGCCGTCCGTCACACGCATCTCCGCGCTGATGGACGTGCTCGGCGAGCCGCAGCGGTCGTACCCCTCGATCCACATCACGGGCACGAACGGCAAGACCTCCACCGCCCGCATGATCGAGGCCCTGCTCGGCGCCTTCGAGCTGCGGACCGGGCGGTACACCTCGCCCCACGTGCAGTCCATCACCGAGCGGATCAGCCTCGACGGGGCGCCGATCCGGCCCGAGCGGTTCATCGAGACGTACCAGGACATCAAGCCGTACGTCGAGATGGTCGACGCCCAGCAGGAGTACCGGCTGTCGTTCTTCGAGGTGCTGACCGGCATGGCGTACGCCGCCTTCGCCGACGCGCCGGTCGACGTCGCCGTCGTCGAGGTGGGCATGGGCGGGAGCTGGGACGCCACCAACGTCATCGACGGTGATGTCGCCGTCGTGACGCCCATCGACCTCGATCACACCGACCGGCTCGGTGGCACCCCAGGCGAGATCGCCGGTGAGAAGGCCGGGATCATCAAGACCGGTGCCACCGTGATCATGGCCCAGCAGCCGGTGGACGCCGCCCAGGTGCTGCTGAAGAAGGCCGTGGACGTCGACGCGACCGTGGCCCGGGAGGGCCTGGAGTTCGGTGTCGTGGCGCGGCAGGTCGCCGTCGGCGGACAGTTGCTGACCCTGCGCGGGCTCGGCGGCGAGTACACCGAGGTGTATCTGCCGCTGCACGGCGCCCACCAGGCGCACAACGCGGCCGTCGCGCTCGCCGCCGTCGAGGCGTTCTTCGGCGTCGGCGCGCAGCGGGCCGAGTCGCTGGACATCGACACGGTGCGCAAGGCTTTCGCGGCCGTCGCCTCGCCGGG
Proteins encoded in this window:
- a CDS encoding valine--tRNA ligase, with the protein product MTENAQQQPPAPNTELPTQYAPADVEGPLYERWVERGYFEADAKSDKPPYTIVIPPPNVTGSLHLGHAFEHTLIDVLTRRKRMQGYETLWQPGMDHAGIATQNVVERELAKEGKSRHDLGREAFVERVWQWKAESGGQISGQMRRLGDGVAWSRERFTMDEGLSKAVQTIFKRLYDDELIYRAERIINWCPRCLTAISDIEVEYQDDDGELVSMKYGDGDDTIVVATTRAETMLGDTAVAVHPEDERYRHLVGKLIKLPLTDRSIPVVADEHVDPEFGTGAVKVTPAHDPNDFEIGQRHNLPAITVMDEHAVITAHGPFQGLDRLEARSAIVAALRAEGRIVAEKRPYVHSVGHCSRCKTTIEPRLSMQWWVKVGPLAKAAGDAVREGKVGIHPQEMEKRYFDWVDNLHDWCISRQLWWGHRIPVWYGPEGEVVCVGPDEEPPSGEGWRQDSDVLDTWFSSGLWPFSTLGWPEQTESLAKFYPNSVLVTGYDILFFWVARMMMFGIYAMDGTPPFHTIALHGMVRDQNGKKMSKSFGNVVNPLDWMDKYGSDALRFTLARGANPGVDVPIGEDWVQGSRNFANKIWNATRFALMNGATVDGPLPDASKMSSTDRWILSRLNSVVAEVDAYYEDYQFAKLSDALFHFAWDEVFDWYVELSKTVFQAGGEAAEVSKRVLGEVLDVTLRLLHPVVPFVTETLWTTLTGGESVVIAEWPEDSGFRDADAEREIETLQSVITEVRRFRADQGLQPGQRVPARLSLDGTALASHEPAIRQLLRLQPEGESFSATATLPVAGVEVGLDLSGVIDVAAERKRLAKDLAAAEKEKSQATAKLGNEAFLAKAPDQVVDKIRGRLAKAEEDIARIAAQLERLPQA
- the folC gene encoding bifunctional tetrahydrofolate synthase/dihydrofolate synthase — translated: MSELPPRDQSDPGESFDEIIAAETERDPDLAVIEAGSRTLRTQGGPPQSDVPARPEDPEVDKALREVEAELATRWGETKLEPSVTRISALMDVLGEPQRSYPSIHITGTNGKTSTARMIEALLGAFELRTGRYTSPHVQSITERISLDGAPIRPERFIETYQDIKPYVEMVDAQQEYRLSFFEVLTGMAYAAFADAPVDVAVVEVGMGGSWDATNVIDGDVAVVTPIDLDHTDRLGGTPGEIAGEKAGIIKTGATVIMAQQPVDAAQVLLKKAVDVDATVAREGLEFGVVARQVAVGGQLLTLRGLGGEYTEVYLPLHGAHQAHNAAVALAAVEAFFGVGAQRAESLDIDTVRKAFAAVASPGRLEIVRRSPTVVLDAAHNPAGARAAAEAIGEAFQFSRLIGVVGASGDKNVRGLLEAFEPVFAEVVVTQNSSHRAMDADELAAIAVEVFGEERVQVEPRLPDALEAAITLAEEEGEFAGGGVFVTGSVITVGEARLLLGKG